In Tiliqua scincoides isolate rTilSci1 chromosome 1, rTilSci1.hap2, whole genome shotgun sequence, the following are encoded in one genomic region:
- the NUCB2 gene encoding nucleobindin-2 isoform X1: MNHRHRKIRWRTVLLQQCVLLLTYLVIALEAVPIDIDKTKVKEDVESAKIDNPDTGLYYDAYLRQVIDVLETDKHFREKLQSADIEEIKSGKLSKELDLVSHHVRTRLDELKRQEVARLRMLIKAKIDSFQDSGIDHQALLKQFEHLNHQNPHTFEAKDLDMLIKAATHDLENYDKTRHEEFKKYEMMKEHERREYLKTLDEEKRHQEEAKFEEMKKKHGNHPKVNHPGSKDQLKEVWEESDGLDPNDFDPKTFFKLHDVNADGFLDEQELEALFTKELEKVYDPKNEEDDMVEMEEERLRMREHVMNEVDINKDRLVTLEEFMRATEKREFLEPDSWETLDQQQVFTEEELKEFESHISQQENVLKKKAEELQKQKEELQRQHDHIQAQRQELQQVVQQMEQKKLQQGLPTSGPDGELKFQPSGTQTVGNAQNHPPGGSQPLPPGNIPIQEAVAGSDHVQTHP; the protein is encoded by the exons ATGAATCACAGGCACAGAAAG ATAAGATGGAGAACTGTTTTATTACAACAGTGTGTTTTGCTGCTGACCTATCTTGTAATCGCACTTGAAGCCGTGCCTATTGACATAGACAAGACAAAAGTAAAAGAAGATGTGGAAAGTGCAAAAATAGATAACCCA gatACTGGGCTTTATTATGATGCATACCTCAGACAAGTGATAGATGTTCTGGAGACAGACAAACATTTCAGAGAGAAGCTCCAGTCAGCCGATATAGAAGAAATAAAG AGTGGAAAATTGAGCAAAGAACTAGACTTGGTTAGTCATCATGTGAGAACAAGGTTGGATGAACTGAAAAGACAAGAGGTTGCAAGACTGAGGATGTTAATTAAAGCCAAAATTGATTCATTCCAAG ATTCAGGCATTGACCACCAGGCTCTTCTCAAACAGTTTGAGCATCTGAACCACCAGAATCCTCACACTTTTGAAGCTAAAGATTTAGACATGCTCATCAAAGCT GCCACACATGACTTGGAGAATTATGACAAGACCCGTCATGAAGAGTTTAAGAAATATGAGATGATGAAAGAACATGAAAGAAGAGAATATTTAAAAACACTAGATGAAGAAAAGAGACACCAAGAGGAAGCCAAGTTTGAGGAAATGAAGAAAAAGCATGGCAACCACCCCAAAGTTAACCATCCT GGGAGCAAAGACCAATTGAAAGAAGTATGGGAGGAATCGGATGGGCTTGATCCTAATGACTTTGACCCGAAGACCTTTTTTAAGTTGCATG atGTCAATGCTGATGGTTTTCTAGATGAACAGGAATTAGAAGCCCTGTTTACTAAAGAG CTGGAGAAAGTCTATGATCCCAAAAATGAAGAGGATGACATGGTAGAAATGGAAGAAGAGCGGTTACGAATGAGAGAACATGTCATGAATGAG GTTGACATCAACAAAGACCGGTTAGTAACTTTAGAAGAGTTCATGAGAGCGACAGAGAAAAGAGAATTTTTGGAGCCAGACAGCTGGGAG acCCTGGACCAACAGCAGGTCTTCACTGAAGAGGAACTAAAGGAATTTGAAAGTCACATTTCCCAGCaagaaaatgttttgaagaagaaagcAGAAGAACTTCAAAAACAGAAGGAAGAACTACAGAGGCAGCATGACCACATTCAGGCTCAGAGACAAGAACTTCAACAG GTTGTGCAACAGATGGAACAGAAGAAGTTACAGCAAGGACTTCCTACCTCAGGACCAGATGGAGAACTGAAATTCCAGCCAT CTGGGACTCAAACAGTTGGAAATGCTCAAAACCATCCCCCAGGAGGCAGTCAGCCTTTACCACCAGGAAATATCCCAATACAAGAAGCAGTTGCAGGATCGGATCATGTCCAGACTCATCCTTAA
- the NUCB2 gene encoding nucleobindin-2 isoform X2, translating into MNHRHRKIRWRTVLLQQCVLLLTYLVIALEAVPIDIDKTKVKEDVESAKIDNPDTGLYYDAYLRQVIDVLETDKHFREKLQSADIEEIKSGKLSKELDLVSHHVRTRLDELKRQEVARLRMLIKAKIDSFQDSGIDHQALLKQFEHLNHQNPHTFEAKDLDMLIKAATHDLENYDKTRHEEFKKYEMMKEHERREYLKTLDEEKRHQEEAKFEEMKKKHGNHPKVNHPGSKDQLKEVWEESDGLDPNDFDPKTFFKLHDVNADGFLDEQELEALFTKELEKVYDPKNEEDDMVEMEEERLRMREHVMNEVDINKDRLVTLEEFMRATEKREFLEPDSWETLDQQQVFTEEELKEFESHISQQENVLKKKAEELQKQKEELQRQHDHIQAQRQELQQVVQQMEQKKLQQGLPTSGPDGELKFQPCM; encoded by the exons ATGAATCACAGGCACAGAAAG ATAAGATGGAGAACTGTTTTATTACAACAGTGTGTTTTGCTGCTGACCTATCTTGTAATCGCACTTGAAGCCGTGCCTATTGACATAGACAAGACAAAAGTAAAAGAAGATGTGGAAAGTGCAAAAATAGATAACCCA gatACTGGGCTTTATTATGATGCATACCTCAGACAAGTGATAGATGTTCTGGAGACAGACAAACATTTCAGAGAGAAGCTCCAGTCAGCCGATATAGAAGAAATAAAG AGTGGAAAATTGAGCAAAGAACTAGACTTGGTTAGTCATCATGTGAGAACAAGGTTGGATGAACTGAAAAGACAAGAGGTTGCAAGACTGAGGATGTTAATTAAAGCCAAAATTGATTCATTCCAAG ATTCAGGCATTGACCACCAGGCTCTTCTCAAACAGTTTGAGCATCTGAACCACCAGAATCCTCACACTTTTGAAGCTAAAGATTTAGACATGCTCATCAAAGCT GCCACACATGACTTGGAGAATTATGACAAGACCCGTCATGAAGAGTTTAAGAAATATGAGATGATGAAAGAACATGAAAGAAGAGAATATTTAAAAACACTAGATGAAGAAAAGAGACACCAAGAGGAAGCCAAGTTTGAGGAAATGAAGAAAAAGCATGGCAACCACCCCAAAGTTAACCATCCT GGGAGCAAAGACCAATTGAAAGAAGTATGGGAGGAATCGGATGGGCTTGATCCTAATGACTTTGACCCGAAGACCTTTTTTAAGTTGCATG atGTCAATGCTGATGGTTTTCTAGATGAACAGGAATTAGAAGCCCTGTTTACTAAAGAG CTGGAGAAAGTCTATGATCCCAAAAATGAAGAGGATGACATGGTAGAAATGGAAGAAGAGCGGTTACGAATGAGAGAACATGTCATGAATGAG GTTGACATCAACAAAGACCGGTTAGTAACTTTAGAAGAGTTCATGAGAGCGACAGAGAAAAGAGAATTTTTGGAGCCAGACAGCTGGGAG acCCTGGACCAACAGCAGGTCTTCACTGAAGAGGAACTAAAGGAATTTGAAAGTCACATTTCCCAGCaagaaaatgttttgaagaagaaagcAGAAGAACTTCAAAAACAGAAGGAAGAACTACAGAGGCAGCATGACCACATTCAGGCTCAGAGACAAGAACTTCAACAG GTTGTGCAACAGATGGAACAGAAGAAGTTACAGCAAGGACTTCCTACCTCAGGACCAGATGGAGAACTGAAATTCCAGCCATGTATGTAA